One region of Anaeromyxobacter paludicola genomic DNA includes:
- the dpdH gene encoding protein DpdH: MSPLKDSVTPSAICWDPSSRSEVMDTIALNVPDPVFRATHSPSFIQQQGARAGAFVSLSEATFLSDFLDAKHNHVFDIAVGDNGTGKSHFIKWLYLEIQKRIRDEQAPYWLVLVPRSSSNLADVVARVLAGFHGEIVTRLSEELKKHHKLDLGQAKNRVIDELAYVLELPETPRPGDGLESEEESLVRTGLPALVRDQALRAVLISRDDGVVTRVARHVLGQRERAGDDDELRWKPDDFLFTAAQAERSGGDARELSYLLRDDERLRGIAATLVNRSQPQALRQLLRFKSGDMKAALTEIRQELLVRGKELVLLIEDLSITEGLDAELVEALQIRTIDSGTTLCRLRSIVGVTNDDYARMRENIAEGRTHRTVFFNMPVGGNEGRGVTRRDLDAFASRYLNASRYAKAELESWSASASGGELPSACDECSARIHCHKNFGEVDGRGLFPFTAASVSRLYDQVASSRSRADRAFNPRILVGRVLNGVMEEAEQSLRSGTYPRGTLLDSFGLHNVRSDVELELQSFGEEASRLRRAIELYSPDPSSPQPFFSSGISAALGLPVLSWKASAPPKGPSGPSPTSSGKTGSGSQEGTRGRETEKQTATPSLDLFDRWRQGEALPDADLNRWRSAVHSAVCGWIDWDGDGIAHAYSRFKNVGIYFEGQFTQRGRTDVPLEIGRSPETALTLRALVNGLDRDPAKAEKQLVLVRRSVETWATVVTDQIRRLISHSGTPSPLQLAAHTLALGALVRGLVRPDSKPEDHIAAALTPWPEEKDRPSKRSSAWMALWDAFSNHHEAVLELVTQAIACTKGRRAGSFIDSSRIQDAIAAAFQTGVPLSAPPEASAWSYWKDIRELATSVSNTFASAVASERAYAEGLRAELSASLGSSDVKTVAVQVQQAVHAALAADILRSGGAPNVKNEDLERWTAQSGAPRIREVENVSGSSPPSVLYALARLDRPYFEDLSRFLDTATTVCKASLQYAEGRMKEIGQGTDPETLEAEVLALVESIGADLESLAEGS; the protein is encoded by the coding sequence GTGAGCCCGCTCAAGGACTCGGTCACCCCCTCGGCGATCTGCTGGGACCCCTCAAGTCGTTCGGAGGTGATGGATACAATTGCGTTGAATGTTCCGGACCCCGTATTCCGAGCGACCCATTCGCCGAGTTTCATCCAGCAGCAGGGGGCGCGTGCTGGAGCTTTTGTCTCTCTGAGCGAAGCAACGTTCCTTTCCGACTTCCTCGATGCCAAGCACAACCATGTGTTTGATATTGCGGTTGGCGACAACGGGACCGGGAAGTCTCACTTCATCAAGTGGCTCTACCTCGAAATACAGAAGCGGATTCGTGACGAACAGGCGCCCTACTGGCTCGTTCTCGTCCCTCGCTCGAGTTCCAACTTGGCAGACGTTGTGGCCCGTGTACTTGCGGGATTCCACGGTGAGATAGTCACACGTCTTTCGGAGGAACTGAAGAAGCACCACAAACTCGATCTTGGACAGGCCAAGAACCGCGTCATCGACGAACTCGCCTATGTCCTGGAACTTCCAGAGACTCCTAGACCCGGCGACGGGCTCGAGAGCGAAGAGGAGAGCCTGGTCCGAACCGGCCTACCCGCGCTCGTACGCGATCAGGCACTCCGAGCGGTCCTGATTTCTCGAGACGACGGCGTCGTGACCCGCGTCGCTCGTCACGTTCTTGGGCAGCGCGAACGGGCCGGCGATGACGATGAACTCCGCTGGAAGCCCGACGACTTCTTGTTCACCGCAGCGCAAGCTGAGCGCTCCGGGGGAGACGCCCGCGAACTCAGTTATCTGCTCCGGGACGACGAGCGCCTCCGGGGTATTGCCGCGACTCTGGTCAACCGAAGCCAGCCTCAGGCTCTCCGACAGCTCCTTCGCTTCAAGTCGGGAGACATGAAGGCGGCCCTGACCGAGATTCGACAGGAACTTCTAGTCCGTGGGAAGGAACTAGTTCTCCTCATCGAGGATCTCTCCATCACAGAGGGACTCGACGCCGAACTCGTTGAGGCATTGCAGATTCGCACGATCGATAGCGGGACCACGTTGTGCCGCCTGCGAAGCATCGTCGGAGTCACGAACGACGACTACGCGCGCATGCGGGAGAACATCGCTGAGGGGCGCACGCATCGCACGGTGTTCTTCAATATGCCGGTTGGGGGCAACGAGGGCCGCGGCGTTACGCGCCGCGATTTGGACGCATTCGCTTCGCGGTACCTCAATGCCTCGCGTTACGCGAAGGCAGAACTCGAGTCGTGGAGCGCCTCCGCAAGCGGAGGCGAACTCCCTTCCGCATGCGATGAATGCTCGGCTCGCATTCACTGCCACAAGAACTTTGGCGAGGTCGACGGAAGGGGACTTTTCCCGTTCACTGCCGCCTCGGTGTCCCGCCTGTATGACCAGGTTGCGTCATCGCGCTCCCGCGCGGATCGAGCGTTCAATCCGCGCATTCTGGTAGGCAGAGTCTTGAACGGTGTGATGGAGGAGGCAGAACAGTCGCTTCGCTCCGGCACCTATCCTCGCGGCACGCTCTTGGACTCTTTCGGCCTTCACAACGTCCGTTCGGACGTTGAACTCGAACTCCAGTCGTTCGGCGAGGAGGCCTCGCGGTTGAGGCGGGCGATCGAACTCTACTCGCCCGATCCCTCGTCACCTCAACCCTTTTTTTCAAGCGGGATCAGCGCTGCCCTCGGTCTTCCGGTCCTCTCCTGGAAAGCTTCAGCGCCTCCCAAGGGACCTTCAGGGCCCTCTCCGACGTCTTCCGGCAAGACCGGGTCGGGGTCGCAAGAGGGAACGCGTGGACGAGAGACCGAGAAGCAGACCGCTACGCCTTCCCTCGACCTCTTCGATCGGTGGCGGCAGGGGGAAGCACTGCCGGATGCCGACCTCAACCGGTGGCGATCGGCTGTCCATTCGGCGGTCTGTGGCTGGATCGATTGGGATGGAGACGGTATCGCGCACGCGTACTCCCGATTTAAGAATGTGGGGATCTACTTCGAGGGTCAGTTCACACAACGGGGTCGGACCGACGTCCCACTTGAGATTGGGCGTTCGCCGGAGACTGCGCTCACGTTGAGAGCGCTTGTCAATGGCCTCGATCGTGACCCTGCCAAGGCCGAGAAGCAGTTGGTGTTGGTGCGGCGCTCCGTTGAAACCTGGGCAACAGTGGTCACCGATCAGATACGCCGGTTGATCTCCCACTCTGGAACTCCGTCCCCGCTCCAACTGGCGGCGCACACACTGGCTCTCGGGGCGCTCGTTCGCGGACTTGTCCGCCCGGACTCGAAACCCGAAGACCACATTGCAGCTGCCCTGACCCCCTGGCCCGAAGAAAAGGATCGACCGAGCAAGCGATCCTCGGCATGGATGGCTTTGTGGGATGCATTTTCGAACCATCACGAGGCGGTTCTTGAACTGGTGACACAGGCGATCGCATGCACGAAGGGGCGAAGGGCCGGCTCTTTCATCGACTCTTCTCGGATCCAGGACGCCATCGCGGCCGCGTTTCAGACGGGGGTACCGCTTTCTGCCCCTCCTGAGGCCTCGGCCTGGTCCTACTGGAAAGACATCAGGGAACTCGCCACCTCTGTTTCGAATACTTTCGCGAGTGCGGTTGCATCGGAGCGCGCTTACGCAGAAGGCCTTCGTGCTGAGTTGTCCGCATCGCTCGGAAGTTCGGACGTAAAGACCGTCGCGGTCCAGGTCCAGCAGGCAGTTCACGCTGCCCTCGCAGCTGACATCCTCCGTAGCGGTGGCGCGCCGAACGTAAAGAACGAGGACCTCGAACGTTGGACCGCGCAGAGCGGGGCGCCTCGGATCCGCGAAGTTGAAAACGTGTCCGGCTCCTCACCGCCTTCCGTGTTGTACGCACTCGCGCGACTAGACCGGCCGTACTTCGAAGACCTTTCGCGTTTTCTCGATACGGCCACCACGGTATGCAAGGCAAGCCTTCAGTACGCTGAGGGGCGGATGAAGGAGATCGGCCAGGGCACGGACCCAGAGACCTTGGAGGCCGAGGTGTTGGCCCTCGTCGAGTCGATCGGGGCTGACTTGGAGTCGCTTGCGGAGGGATCCTAA
- a CDS encoding DEAD/DEAH box helicase family protein, whose protein sequence is MTTDEQAVLQALYDAERPFLEMGQFDVWSTPQSIADALPEGNTRRFDATWVRSVLERLWTDRRVLQVPIGTGNYALQDVVLRDRDSFGTGESRLPVEQNDCRGDDPHPFERVAIYATSVGTQYRSRVAEVARLLGRNYQRFKMLPSTGMLRYERRPQKRPEYVVDLGELAKRLSAEIKAGTLSLEPDDTAHKLAANVDRPLLTKATEAVLLALAEMFVSRGQPPCLAPFQERSIVATLCGLYSPGFRTQFDGQVVTAGVGSGKSFAFQIGALIHVAYHALRGLRRVRVLLLYPRVVLAANQFQDLEFLLHRVEQRLGAPIGQPILDAGGQLAELTGGDSGPVKGKLFNAIKDAYQGSNQILISNLDTLANRLVHPEASEGLCKDLDLIVFDEVHLLSGLYGAHARMLLRRLALLRAAWTERRKRPADPFSALLGHLHAVTPAYLIGASATIAEPCQHFARLASREPSRFLHVDVDSPEETGWVHHLFLRQRPEASSMTAATNAVSCLIHNRRDGLHHEYYADGDGGLASLDRLPNPVQPGSVVARPTPLIHKTLGFSDSLDGVNRWADLVLDNERSKSMAMNSSPNPATSGLPYFVRFQEPLWRTVHHLTFGDKTPVWQKRLFAEYGSLCRDCKRGVRRETARVPAGLTQAQRDAIQRLWDINPENGECYLNRLGIASERFDNPLFEPIRAMAQTPQVANLDRCGFFSTGLCWWWSRDHLGNNHPEPATGAQPVSGFKKPQQNAAGKYMPLNAIRTRAFTSKSEFEAGNSINDIFRASPVRLFRDRGFADTLGENCSFVIGSPRIEVGVDLARVSDGITFRAMRDPASLQQKVGRVGRERQSDSVLVHVVTENTRDHFYARNPRIALDPDYLQPIPLHEGNLIVARNHFFMGLFDFLVLMGADPAADRIADDGDRIALINDHKNKDSFSGWDRKVQAVYRFLFSADPSSAGHRACASRYLELLGARPGDIECAGHDASLAPADAPLSREAGALDVLRHEFGPKFLLTPLPFKGKAVTLAELCATRFSPPFKDVPGLPRHSDFLRALPQDEPLQKRSYLFQLLTQPLFRRGIPLAKGLPGNQPYLWTPNFFEAVGKEYIRIFDQGPNWQKDLAYETYGLALSLLPPGTVSYRYKEVPQKVPVNRCGAVGVNVEVPQLAGVRLDTTNAEFFEPANCPDLTDADLPVEFGSEGTPVPVVRQRQIGLTPASSEPLITSEGLLADGDERAATGDQGIFSLPTPPRCFALRWYRITSSDSGASSIACRVAERFRSPGGTALPPLALPPVSQLFRSITIDRQMAVTEFVWGLDRHFMTRQVEAARLIYRDADPQNSRRVALGHHFETVGMKFDIDFGSGSRLGGFIDEVLSRESSPAFQALLAHALHEFLAESATNAPTQGTGWWVQRSRPSTFTVRTLKTIIWFHLLENWHPAPNTNSRPTTPPNFSLDDVVGCFTPGHSRYIDDARFERVCRWVAGIQNLTAADDRLDTLLGYRENFQSAVENRAGLDHSLLRRTARDLLLNGLGITLQSTALRVTGAEDRDLSYFYKVANDTDASIFLFDSDETGNGTIDLVARNFYVSPVERLLTARLRALGGQADPLPTIDFMDALEDALQECDTSQAAHLAFHGTVASAKALEGLESARKGERQIAGPVFDFICNGLGAPSFDYTLLLQACPEFLAHVSAYPCHSAPLVPSPLYPNFQSLEAAMGFCVDGCVSCVVAPEQNLHGPLSAKDSVSKILLDALYRTQVCERGDEFTKLFYPGAQVARTELHNSLAIRVAENLGRSPSQFPPFTIDLKVGSKSVPLTVVRATSVGPWARVFRPTWDPAPAPTDRVRPRMPL, encoded by the coding sequence ATGACTACCGACGAACAGGCCGTCCTCCAAGCACTCTACGACGCCGAGCGACCCTTCCTGGAAATGGGCCAGTTCGACGTCTGGTCGACTCCCCAGTCCATTGCTGACGCCCTTCCGGAAGGCAATACTCGCCGGTTCGATGCAACTTGGGTGCGGTCGGTGCTTGAGCGGCTGTGGACGGATCGCAGAGTTTTGCAGGTTCCGATCGGGACTGGGAACTACGCCCTCCAAGACGTGGTCTTGCGAGACCGCGACTCTTTCGGAACCGGCGAATCGCGCCTTCCGGTTGAGCAGAATGACTGCCGAGGCGACGACCCCCACCCGTTCGAGCGCGTTGCTATATACGCTACTTCCGTTGGCACGCAGTACCGGTCTCGTGTTGCCGAAGTGGCGCGACTCCTTGGGCGCAACTACCAGCGCTTCAAAATGCTTCCGAGCACCGGAATGCTGCGGTATGAGCGGCGGCCTCAGAAGCGCCCGGAGTACGTCGTAGACCTCGGCGAACTCGCCAAGCGGCTATCGGCGGAGATCAAGGCCGGTACTCTGTCACTTGAGCCCGATGATACTGCGCACAAACTCGCCGCGAACGTCGATCGGCCACTTCTCACGAAGGCGACGGAAGCTGTCCTGCTTGCGCTCGCGGAGATGTTTGTTTCCCGCGGACAACCTCCATGCCTCGCCCCATTCCAGGAGCGGTCGATCGTCGCGACCCTCTGTGGTCTCTACTCGCCTGGGTTCCGCACGCAGTTTGACGGGCAGGTCGTCACGGCGGGCGTTGGTTCCGGTAAGTCCTTTGCGTTCCAGATCGGCGCCCTCATCCACGTGGCGTATCATGCGCTACGAGGTCTGCGCCGGGTTCGCGTTCTGCTTCTGTACCCGCGCGTCGTTCTGGCGGCGAACCAGTTCCAGGACCTCGAGTTCCTTCTCCATCGCGTCGAACAACGACTCGGTGCGCCGATCGGTCAACCCATTCTCGATGCTGGCGGGCAACTGGCCGAACTCACCGGTGGCGACTCCGGCCCGGTCAAGGGGAAGTTGTTCAACGCGATCAAGGATGCCTACCAGGGAAGTAACCAGATTCTGATCTCGAATCTAGACACCCTTGCAAATCGGCTCGTTCATCCTGAGGCATCCGAGGGGTTGTGCAAAGACCTGGACCTGATCGTGTTCGACGAGGTCCACCTTCTGAGCGGGCTGTATGGAGCTCACGCGCGCATGCTCTTGCGCCGCCTGGCACTGCTCCGGGCGGCATGGACTGAGCGCCGCAAACGGCCAGCGGATCCATTCTCTGCGCTTCTTGGACATTTACATGCCGTTACTCCAGCTTACCTGATTGGCGCCAGCGCGACGATCGCTGAGCCCTGCCAGCATTTCGCTCGACTCGCCTCTCGCGAACCATCACGCTTCCTCCACGTCGACGTAGACAGCCCCGAAGAGACCGGATGGGTTCACCATCTGTTCCTGCGCCAGCGCCCCGAGGCGAGCAGCATGACCGCGGCCACGAACGCGGTGAGTTGCCTCATTCACAATCGACGCGACGGCCTGCATCACGAGTACTACGCCGACGGCGACGGTGGCCTTGCGTCTCTGGATCGCCTCCCCAACCCGGTTCAGCCCGGTAGCGTGGTTGCTCGTCCGACCCCGCTGATTCACAAGACCCTTGGGTTCAGCGACTCGCTCGACGGAGTCAATCGATGGGCTGACCTCGTCCTTGACAATGAACGCTCGAAGTCGATGGCGATGAACAGCAGTCCCAATCCTGCGACTTCGGGACTGCCGTATTTTGTTCGCTTTCAAGAGCCGCTCTGGCGCACCGTTCACCACCTGACCTTTGGTGACAAGACGCCCGTTTGGCAGAAGCGGCTCTTCGCGGAGTACGGATCGCTGTGCCGGGACTGTAAACGTGGCGTCCGCCGCGAGACGGCCAGAGTTCCAGCCGGCCTTACGCAGGCGCAGCGCGACGCCATCCAGCGCCTTTGGGACATCAACCCCGAGAATGGGGAATGCTATCTCAATCGACTCGGGATCGCTTCGGAGCGTTTCGATAACCCGCTTTTCGAGCCGATTCGCGCGATGGCCCAGACCCCGCAGGTCGCTAATCTTGACCGTTGCGGGTTTTTCAGCACGGGGCTGTGTTGGTGGTGGTCGCGGGACCACCTCGGGAATAATCACCCCGAACCGGCAACGGGCGCGCAACCGGTCTCCGGGTTCAAGAAGCCTCAGCAGAATGCGGCCGGGAAGTACATGCCGCTAAACGCCATTCGGACTCGCGCGTTCACATCCAAGTCGGAGTTCGAGGCCGGCAACTCGATCAACGACATCTTCCGGGCGTCGCCGGTCCGTCTCTTCCGGGATCGTGGGTTCGCCGACACGCTGGGCGAGAACTGTTCGTTCGTTATCGGATCACCGCGCATCGAGGTCGGGGTCGACCTCGCGCGGGTTTCCGACGGCATCACGTTCCGTGCAATGCGGGACCCGGCAAGCCTCCAACAGAAGGTCGGACGCGTCGGCCGCGAACGGCAGTCAGACAGCGTTCTTGTCCATGTCGTTACCGAGAACACGCGCGATCATTTCTACGCTCGGAATCCGCGCATCGCGCTGGACCCCGACTATCTCCAGCCGATCCCGCTCCATGAAGGCAACCTGATCGTTGCTCGGAATCACTTCTTCATGGGCCTCTTCGACTTCCTGGTCCTTATGGGAGCGGACCCCGCCGCCGATCGTATTGCCGATGACGGAGACCGAATCGCCCTCATCAACGATCACAAGAACAAGGACTCCTTCAGCGGTTGGGACAGGAAGGTCCAGGCAGTGTACAGGTTCCTGTTCAGCGCTGATCCGAGTTCGGCAGGCCACCGCGCATGCGCAAGTCGCTACCTCGAACTCCTCGGTGCCAGGCCCGGTGACATCGAATGTGCCGGTCATGACGCGAGTCTCGCTCCCGCGGACGCCCCTCTGTCGCGCGAGGCGGGCGCCCTCGATGTTCTTCGGCATGAGTTCGGCCCCAAGTTCTTGCTGACGCCGCTACCGTTCAAGGGCAAGGCGGTCACCCTCGCTGAACTCTGCGCAACGAGATTCAGCCCGCCGTTCAAGGATGTGCCGGGCCTGCCGCGGCACAGCGACTTCTTGCGCGCACTCCCGCAGGACGAACCTCTTCAGAAGCGCTCGTATCTGTTCCAATTGCTGACGCAACCGCTGTTCCGGCGCGGGATCCCGCTCGCGAAGGGACTGCCAGGAAATCAGCCGTACCTCTGGACTCCGAACTTCTTCGAGGCGGTAGGAAAAGAGTACATCCGGATCTTCGATCAGGGTCCGAACTGGCAGAAGGATCTGGCCTACGAGACGTACGGGTTGGCCCTGTCTCTGCTTCCTCCCGGGACGGTCTCGTACCGATACAAGGAAGTGCCACAGAAGGTGCCGGTGAACCGCTGTGGGGCCGTGGGGGTCAACGTAGAAGTCCCGCAACTTGCGGGCGTGCGTCTCGACACGACCAACGCAGAGTTCTTCGAACCTGCGAACTGCCCCGACCTGACCGATGCTGATCTTCCGGTCGAGTTCGGCTCTGAAGGCACGCCGGTTCCGGTCGTAAGGCAGCGACAGATCGGGCTCACTCCTGCGTCGAGCGAACCGCTCATCACGTCTGAGGGCCTCCTCGCAGATGGCGACGAGCGCGCTGCGACCGGGGACCAGGGCATCTTTTCGCTTCCGACGCCGCCCCGCTGTTTTGCGCTTCGCTGGTACCGGATCACGTCTTCCGATTCGGGCGCCTCCTCGATTGCCTGCCGAGTTGCGGAGCGCTTCCGTTCGCCCGGCGGAACGGCGCTTCCGCCGCTCGCGCTGCCGCCTGTGAGTCAGTTGTTCCGCTCCATTACGATCGACCGCCAGATGGCGGTTACCGAGTTTGTCTGGGGTCTCGATCGCCACTTCATGACCCGTCAGGTCGAAGCGGCACGGTTGATCTACCGCGACGCCGACCCCCAGAACTCTCGCCGGGTCGCACTCGGCCACCACTTCGAAACCGTCGGCATGAAGTTCGACATCGACTTCGGTTCCGGCTCCCGTTTGGGTGGGTTCATCGATGAGGTGCTTTCGCGCGAATCCTCACCCGCCTTCCAAGCGCTTCTTGCTCACGCACTGCACGAGTTCCTGGCGGAGTCTGCGACGAACGCGCCAACGCAGGGCACTGGATGGTGGGTCCAGAGAAGCCGGCCCTCTACGTTTACCGTGCGCACTCTGAAGACGATCATCTGGTTCCACCTCCTGGAGAATTGGCACCCCGCACCGAACACGAATAGCCGTCCGACGACACCGCCCAACTTTTCGCTCGACGATGTCGTCGGGTGCTTTACGCCTGGTCACTCTCGCTACATCGACGATGCACGTTTCGAACGCGTTTGCCGTTGGGTCGCGGGCATCCAGAACCTCACGGCGGCGGACGATCGATTGGACACTTTGCTAGGTTACCGTGAGAACTTCCAGTCCGCTGTAGAGAATCGCGCCGGTCTGGATCACTCGCTCTTGCGGCGCACCGCCCGCGACCTCCTTTTGAACGGACTGGGGATCACGCTTCAGTCAACTGCACTACGCGTGACGGGGGCAGAGGATCGCGATCTTTCCTACTTCTACAAGGTCGCGAACGACACGGATGCGTCCATCTTCCTCTTCGATTCAGACGAGACCGGGAATGGCACCATCGATCTTGTCGCTCGGAACTTCTATGTGTCGCCGGTAGAGCGCCTTCTCACCGCCAGACTACGCGCTCTTGGCGGGCAGGCGGATCCACTTCCCACAATCGACTTCATGGACGCGCTCGAGGACGCGCTCCAGGAGTGCGACACGAGCCAGGCCGCGCACCTGGCCTTTCACGGAACTGTCGCCAGCGCAAAGGCGCTTGAAGGGCTCGAGTCGGCCCGGAAGGGCGAACGGCAGATTGCCGGGCCTGTCTTCGACTTCATTTGCAACGGCCTCGGAGCCCCCTCCTTCGATTACACTCTTCTGCTTCAGGCGTGCCCGGAGTTTCTCGCACACGTGAGCGCCTATCCTTGTCACAGCGCTCCCTTGGTCCCGTCGCCGCTCTATCCCAATTTCCAGTCGCTCGAAGCCGCGATGGGATTCTGCGTGGACGGCTGCGTGTCTTGTGTGGTTGCGCCTGAACAGAACCTGCACGGCCCGCTTTCCGCGAAGGACTCGGTCAGCAAGATCCTGCTCGATGCGCTCTATCGAACCCAAGTGTGCGAGCGCGGAGATGAATTCACCAAACTCTTCTACCCGGGAGCCCAGGTCGCTCGCACTGAACTCCACAACTCACTCGCGATTCGCGTTGCGGAGAACCTCGGGCGCAGTCCCTCTCAGTTCCCCCCGTTCACGATCGATCTGAAGGTCGGATCGAAATCCGTTCCCCTGACAGTAGTCCGAGCGACAAGCGTCGGCCCCTGGGCGCGCGTATTCCGTCCGACTTGGGATCCCGCGCCGGCTCCGACTGACCGAGTTCGCCCGCGGATGCCGCTCTAG
- the dbpB gene encoding DGQHR domain-containing protein DpdB: MFAVDGKVVPKFAAVSRIRRAGHDVAGYQRPEVLAHIDEIRSYVESDNPMIPNAVVLAFDKRVRFESALGPTGTYTRPGEIIIPMENGWEEEDKPGFIVDGQQRLAAVREAEVEAFPLCVTAFITDDLKQQTEQFILVNSTKPLPKGLIYELLPNTVARLSSALNKRRFPAELLTLLNRDENSPMKGLIQTPTNPQGVIKDNSILRMLEASLSEGVLYRHKTKEGADVEAMFSLLCAYWGAVRIVFEDAWGKPPKKSRLMHGAGILSMGHVMDWVGDRHRGKRLPTVDIFARDLGPLRDVCRWTDGVWDFGPGQQRKWNELQNTSKDIQLLANHLLVQYKTRVGSAA, translated from the coding sequence GTGTTCGCCGTCGACGGTAAGGTTGTTCCCAAGTTCGCGGCGGTCTCGCGCATTCGACGCGCTGGTCATGACGTCGCCGGATACCAACGGCCGGAGGTGCTCGCGCACATCGATGAGATCAGGTCGTACGTCGAAAGCGACAACCCCATGATCCCTAACGCCGTGGTGCTCGCGTTCGACAAGCGTGTGAGGTTCGAGTCCGCGTTGGGTCCTACGGGGACATACACACGGCCTGGCGAGATCATCATCCCGATGGAGAATGGCTGGGAGGAGGAAGACAAGCCCGGGTTTATCGTCGATGGACAGCAGAGGCTAGCAGCCGTTCGCGAAGCAGAGGTGGAGGCTTTCCCGTTGTGCGTCACGGCGTTCATTACGGATGACCTGAAGCAGCAGACGGAGCAGTTCATCCTCGTGAACTCGACGAAGCCGCTTCCCAAGGGGCTCATCTACGAGTTGCTGCCGAACACCGTGGCGAGGCTTTCGTCGGCTCTGAACAAGCGGCGGTTCCCGGCTGAGTTGCTGACGCTTCTCAACCGCGATGAGAACTCCCCGATGAAGGGCCTTATCCAGACGCCGACTAACCCTCAGGGAGTCATTAAGGATAACTCCATCCTACGGATGCTTGAAGCGAGCCTCAGCGAGGGAGTTCTCTACCGGCACAAGACCAAGGAGGGGGCAGATGTAGAGGCGATGTTCTCGTTGCTCTGCGCTTACTGGGGTGCGGTTAGGATCGTATTCGAGGATGCCTGGGGAAAGCCCCCAAAGAAGTCCCGCCTTATGCATGGAGCGGGGATTCTTTCAATGGGTCACGTGATGGACTGGGTTGGAGACCGCCACCGGGGGAAGCGACTTCCAACCGTGGACATATTTGCACGCGATCTCGGACCTCTCCGCGATGTATGCCGTTGGACCGACGGCGTGTGGGACTTCGGGCCCGGGCAACAACGGAAGTGGAACGAATTGCAGAACACCTCGAAGGACATCCAGTTGCTCGCGAACCACCTGCTCGTCCAATACAAGACGAGGGTGGGAAGCGCTGCGTAG
- the dpdA gene encoding tRNA-guanine transglycosylase DpdA gives MKFFFPDSQDLVDPGFDFEKERWSEARIRQRDDRYAHEIFRKRAFDGLLVSKGIVDGFGGVGSRYSLGQRNRLLRNGVREFFRLDNAPYDLPVMGDCGAFTYVKERVPPYTVDQVIQFYSDCQFDFGLSVDHVIFEFKSTWDADEAAVPPEIRERQAITLQLAREFLDRHRKSKPMFSAVGVAQGWSPNSYANAVKALQSMGYRYIAMGGMVPLKTPEILASLAAVAGVRKPSTKLHLLGVTRTEAIPRFASYGVASFDSTSPLRQAFKDDRDNYYTLDGAFTAIRIPQVEGNATLQKLVLSGAVDQAIARRLERACLAVMRDYEAGKAGVKDVVRVLMEYEHLARPHRSDSPVSKRRRSSTDNESAYREVLEVAPWRNCACEVCRQLGHHVILFRGAERNRRRGFHNLYVFYRRLQRELGRSAEAAA, from the coding sequence ATGAAGTTCTTCTTTCCAGATAGTCAAGACCTCGTGGACCCTGGGTTTGACTTCGAGAAGGAGCGTTGGTCGGAGGCGCGCATCCGCCAGCGGGACGACCGGTACGCCCACGAGATCTTTCGCAAGCGCGCGTTCGATGGGCTCCTCGTTTCGAAGGGGATCGTCGACGGGTTCGGTGGTGTCGGGAGTCGGTACTCCCTCGGTCAGCGGAACCGACTCCTCCGAAACGGTGTCCGTGAGTTCTTCCGACTCGATAACGCACCGTACGATCTTCCGGTCATGGGGGACTGCGGAGCGTTCACTTATGTGAAGGAAAGGGTGCCGCCGTACACGGTTGACCAGGTTATCCAGTTCTACTCCGACTGTCAGTTTGACTTCGGGCTTTCGGTTGACCATGTCATCTTTGAGTTCAAGTCGACCTGGGATGCGGACGAAGCGGCCGTTCCGCCGGAGATCCGTGAACGTCAGGCGATCACGCTTCAGCTTGCACGGGAGTTTTTGGACCGTCATCGGAAGTCGAAGCCGATGTTCTCCGCTGTTGGAGTAGCGCAAGGGTGGAGTCCAAATTCGTATGCGAACGCAGTGAAGGCCCTGCAGTCCATGGGCTATCGCTACATCGCAATGGGCGGCATGGTGCCACTCAAGACTCCGGAGATCCTCGCGTCACTTGCTGCCGTTGCCGGCGTTCGAAAGCCTTCGACGAAGTTGCACTTGCTCGGCGTGACCCGCACAGAGGCGATCCCCCGCTTCGCTTCCTACGGCGTCGCGAGTTTCGACAGCACGTCGCCGCTGCGCCAGGCGTTCAAGGACGATCGCGACAACTACTACACACTCGACGGGGCGTTCACGGCCATCCGGATCCCGCAAGTGGAAGGGAACGCGACGTTGCAGAAGTTGGTGTTGTCCGGCGCGGTCGACCAGGCAATAGCGCGACGCCTTGAAAGAGCGTGCCTCGCCGTGATGCGCGACTACGAGGCAGGGAAGGCTGGGGTAAAGGACGTCGTCCGCGTTCTCATGGAGTACGAGCACCTCGCTCGGCCACATCGCTCGGACTCCCCTGTAAGCAAGCGCAGACGCTCGAGTACGGACAACGAGAGCGCGTATCGGGAAGTCCTCGAGGTCGCTCCATGGCGCAACTGCGCCTGCGAGGTGTGCCGTCAACTCGGTCACCACGTGATCCTGTTCCGTGGAGCCGAACGTAACCGGCGTCGCGGCTTCCATAATTTGTACGTCTTCTATCGGCGTCTCCAGCGCGAACTCGGCCGTTCGGCCGAAGCGGCCGCATGA